Proteins from a genomic interval of Clostridium scatologenes:
- a CDS encoding aminotransferase class I/II-fold pyridoxal phosphate-dependent enzyme, with product MYKLDQTQTPLFDALMEYVNKETIPFHVPGHKKGVGMDEEFKKFIGENPFKIDVTVFKSVDSLHHPTGAIKKAQQLAADAYGSDAAFFSIHGTSGAIQAMVMSAVKAGEKIIIPRNVHKSITAGIILSGAIPVYMQPALDKKVGIAHGVTPETVEETLKKNSDAKAVLIINPTYYGVATDIKKIADIVHNYDIPLIVDEAHGPHLGFNEKLPTSAMEAGADICAQSTHKIIGALTQCSLLQVRSNRIDINRVQQILSLLQTTSPSYILMASLDCARRQIALKGKELLDKTIELSNYARQEINKIPGFYCFGDEILGNDGVFALDPTKITITCRDLGITGYDLDMILSNKYHIQLELSDLYNVLAVGSFGDTEYSINALINALKEISKQYYGKGNKKSDFIDIPSIPKQIKIPREAFNGNKTPVSLKESIGMISGEFLMAYPPGIPILCPGEEITKEIIDYVQMLKNTGLYVQGTEDPEVEIIKVVK from the coding sequence GAGAAAACCCATTTAAAATAGATGTTACAGTTTTTAAATCAGTTGATAGTCTCCATCATCCAACTGGTGCTATAAAAAAAGCACAACAATTGGCCGCTGATGCCTATGGATCAGATGCTGCTTTTTTTTCAATACATGGAACATCAGGTGCTATCCAAGCCATGGTTATGTCTGCAGTTAAAGCTGGAGAAAAAATAATAATACCAAGAAATGTTCATAAATCAATCACTGCTGGTATTATATTAAGTGGTGCCATACCTGTTTACATGCAACCTGCATTAGATAAGAAAGTTGGTATAGCTCATGGCGTTACGCCAGAAACAGTTGAAGAAACACTGAAAAAAAATTCTGATGCAAAAGCAGTTTTAATTATAAATCCAACTTATTATGGGGTTGCTACTGATATAAAAAAAATAGCCGATATAGTTCATAATTATGATATTCCTTTAATAGTAGATGAGGCACATGGTCCACACCTTGGTTTTAATGAAAAACTGCCAACTTCTGCAATGGAAGCTGGAGCTGATATTTGTGCTCAAAGCACACATAAAATAATTGGGGCATTAACTCAATGTTCTTTACTACAAGTTCGCTCTAATCGTATAGATATAAATAGAGTTCAACAAATTTTGTCTTTATTACAAACCACATCACCTTCATATATATTGATGGCTTCATTAGATTGTGCAAGAAGACAAATTGCTCTTAAAGGTAAAGAACTTTTAGATAAAACTATTGAACTTTCAAACTACGCTAGACAGGAAATAAACAAAATTCCAGGTTTTTATTGTTTCGGAGATGAAATCTTAGGAAACGATGGTGTCTTTGCCCTTGATCCAACTAAAATAACAATAACATGTAGAGATTTAGGCATAACTGGATATGATTTAGACATGATTCTTTCAAACAAATACCACATACAGCTTGAACTTTCAGATCTATATAATGTTCTTGCAGTAGGTTCATTTGGTGATACAGAATACAGCATAAATGCTCTTATAAATGCTTTAAAAGAAATAAGTAAACAATATTATGGTAAAGGAAATAAAAAATCAGATTTTATAGATATTCCTTCTATACCAAAACAAATTAAAATTCCTAGAGAAGCTTTCAATGGAAACAAAACTCCAGTTTCTTTAAAAGAAAGTATTGGTATGATAAGTGGAGAATTTTTAATGGCTTATCCACCAGGAATTCCTATATTGTGTCCTGGTGAAGAAATAACCAAAGAAATTATAGACTATGTTCAAATGCTCAAAAATACTGGATTATACGTTCAAGGAACTGAAGATCCTGAAGTAGAAATCATCAAAGTTGTAAAATAA